One region of Hoeflea sp. 108 genomic DNA includes:
- a CDS encoding DUF3419 family protein: MTDVSGELVFRRGKKVGKAVYQNRALSKEGLSERLFALLFSGLVYPQIWEDPDVDMEAMELAEGHRIVTIASGGCNILAYLTRSPARIDAVDLNGAHIALNKMKLAAVRHLPSQADLFRFFGEAGIGHNSHAYDRFIAPNLDAASRTYWESRNWRGKRRIATFDGNFYKTGLLGLFIAAGHRVAKLYGVNPAEIMIARGRAEQRRFFDERLAPVFERRLLRFVTSRKSSLFGLGIPPAQYDSLLTSGDGSMAGVLRTRLEKLACDFPLEDNYFAWQAFARRYPKPGEAALPAYLDQANYATIRANADRVAVHHANFTEHLAAKDAGSVDRYVLLDAQDWMSDAQLNALWAEITRTASAGARVIFRTAAEPSLLPGRLSPALLGQWHYEADQSLHYTARDRSAIYGGFHLYVKKPA; the protein is encoded by the coding sequence ATGACCGACGTTTCCGGAGAACTTGTCTTTCGTCGCGGCAAGAAGGTTGGAAAGGCGGTCTACCAGAACCGCGCCCTTTCGAAGGAAGGCCTTTCCGAACGGCTCTTTGCCCTTCTGTTCTCGGGCCTGGTCTATCCGCAGATCTGGGAAGACCCTGATGTCGACATGGAGGCCATGGAGCTCGCCGAGGGCCACCGCATCGTCACCATCGCCTCGGGCGGCTGCAACATCCTCGCCTACCTGACCCGCTCGCCGGCCCGGATCGACGCCGTCGACCTCAACGGCGCTCACATCGCCCTCAACAAGATGAAGCTGGCCGCCGTCCGCCACCTGCCCTCGCAGGCCGATCTGTTCCGCTTTTTCGGCGAGGCCGGCATCGGCCACAACTCGCATGCCTATGACCGCTTCATCGCCCCCAATCTCGACGCGGCCAGCCGCACTTACTGGGAAAGCCGCAACTGGCGCGGCAAGCGCCGCATCGCCACCTTCGACGGCAATTTCTACAAGACCGGCCTGCTCGGCCTGTTCATCGCCGCCGGCCATCGCGTCGCCAAGCTTTACGGCGTCAACCCGGCCGAGATCATGATCGCCCGCGGCCGCGCAGAGCAGCGCCGCTTCTTCGACGAAAGGCTGGCGCCGGTGTTCGAGCGCCGCCTGCTGCGCTTCGTCACCTCGCGCAAGTCGTCGCTTTTCGGCCTCGGCATTCCGCCGGCACAATACGACTCGCTGCTGACCTCAGGCGACGGCTCGATGGCCGGCGTGCTCAGGACGCGGCTCGAAAAACTCGCCTGCGACTTCCCGCTGGAAGACAATTATTTCGCCTGGCAGGCTTTTGCCCGTCGTTATCCCAAGCCGGGCGAGGCAGCCCTGCCCGCCTATCTCGACCAGGCGAACTACGCCACGATCCGCGCCAATGCCGACCGCGTGGCAGTCCACCACGCCAACTTCACCGAGCATCTCGCCGCCAAGGACGCCGGCTCGGTCGACCGCTACGTGCTTCTCGACGCCCAGGACTGGATGAGCGACGCCCAGCTCAACGCGCTGTGGGCGGAGATCACCCGCACCGCCTCAGCTGGCGCCCGCGTCATCTTCCGCACCGCCGCCGAGCCCAGCCTGCTGCCCGGCCGGCTGTCGCCTGCCCTGCTCGGCCAGTGGCACTACGAAGCGGACCAGTCGCTGCACTACACCGCCCGCGACCGCTCGGCGATCTATGGCGGCTTCCACCTCTATGTGAAGAAGCCCGCATGA
- a CDS encoding class I SAM-dependent methyltransferase translates to MSAPELSVGHSGLMDQVYRHQRHIYDLTRKYYLLGRDRMIGELAPPPGGTVLELGCGTGRNLILAARRYPEAHFYGLDISAEMLVTARAAIAKAGLQDRITLAQADATAFDAEALFARKSFDRVFVSYSLSMIPGWESTIAAGLAATNGSLHIVDFGQQERLPGWFRGLLHRWLAKFHVTPRESLAREASRQAREAGRDCRFTPLYRGYAWLAVIGMQELPLGAPR, encoded by the coding sequence ATGAGCGCGCCGGAGCTTTCGGTCGGCCATTCCGGCCTGATGGACCAGGTCTACCGGCACCAGCGCCACATCTACGACCTGACCCGCAAATACTACCTGCTCGGCCGCGACCGCATGATCGGGGAACTCGCGCCGCCGCCTGGCGGCACGGTGCTCGAGCTCGGCTGCGGCACCGGCCGCAACCTGATCCTCGCGGCCCGTCGCTATCCCGAGGCGCATTTCTACGGGCTCGACATCTCGGCCGAGATGCTGGTCACTGCGCGCGCTGCAATCGCCAAGGCCGGCCTGCAGGACAGGATCACGCTCGCCCAGGCAGACGCCACCGCTTTCGATGCCGAGGCGCTGTTTGCGCGCAAAAGCTTCGACCGCGTGTTCGTGTCTTATTCGCTGTCGATGATCCCCGGCTGGGAGAGCACGATCGCCGCCGGTCTCGCTGCAACCAATGGCTCGCTGCACATCGTCGATTTCGGCCAGCAGGAGCGGCTGCCCGGCTGGTTCCGCGGCCTGCTGCACCGCTGGCTCGCCAAATTCCACGTCACCCCGCGCGAAAGCCTCGCCCGGGAGGCGTCGCGACAGGCACGGGAAGCCGGACGCGACTGCCGCTTCACCCCGCTCTATCGCGGCTACGCCTGGCTCGCCGTCATCGGCATGCAGGAACTGCCGCTCGGCGCGCCGCGCTGA
- the rtcR gene encoding RNA repair transcriptional activator RtcR yields MRRRVAIGILGTTLDVGGREDRWQRWRPTVALCQQPGLFIDRLELVHDAHSAGLAKQVIADIGQVSPATEVRQHVIAMKDPWDFSEVYTGLREFAHAYPFDPEREDYLVNITTGTHVAQICWFLLTEARFIPGRLLQLSPPRRGEPRADSSGDHSIIDLDLSRYDVIATRFQAERNEATSFLKSGIATRNAAFNQMIERIEKVTIRSRAPVLLTGPTGAGKSQLARRIYELKQAQRQVSGAFIEVNCATLRGDQAMSTLFGHVKGAFTGAHNERAGLMKSADKGVLFLDEIGELGLDEQAMCLRAIEEKRFLAVGADKDTTSDFQLLAGTNRDLSIGVREGRFREDLFARLNLWTFQLPGLADRKEDIEPNLDFELRRFSEREGQNVTFNKEARALYLAFAMAPEASWRANFRDLSASVTRMATLAPQGRINEETVRDEIAGLTGLWRAGSGIDASDDVLRDVLGADEADSLDLFDRAQLAAVLKVCRESSSLSAAGRELFAQSRKLKTSGNDADRLRKYLMRFGLSFEAVASSQR; encoded by the coding sequence ATGCGGCGTCGTGTAGCCATCGGAATTCTCGGAACCACGCTTGATGTCGGTGGCCGCGAGGATCGCTGGCAGCGCTGGCGCCCCACCGTGGCGCTGTGCCAGCAGCCGGGGCTGTTCATCGACCGGCTGGAGCTGGTCCACGATGCCCATTCGGCCGGCCTGGCGAAGCAGGTCATTGCCGATATCGGGCAGGTGTCGCCGGCGACCGAAGTCCGCCAGCATGTGATCGCCATGAAGGATCCCTGGGACTTCAGCGAGGTCTATACCGGCCTGCGCGAATTCGCTCATGCCTATCCGTTCGATCCAGAGCGCGAAGACTATCTCGTCAACATCACCACCGGCACGCATGTGGCGCAGATATGCTGGTTCCTCTTGACCGAAGCACGGTTCATTCCGGGGCGGCTGCTGCAGTTGTCGCCGCCGAGGCGGGGAGAGCCGAGGGCCGATTCCTCCGGTGACCATTCGATCATCGATCTCGACCTCTCGCGCTACGATGTGATTGCGACGCGTTTCCAGGCGGAACGAAACGAGGCGACTTCATTTCTGAAATCCGGCATCGCCACCCGCAATGCCGCCTTCAACCAGATGATCGAACGGATCGAGAAGGTGACGATCCGTTCGCGTGCGCCGGTGCTGCTGACGGGGCCGACGGGAGCGGGCAAGTCGCAGCTGGCGAGGCGAATCTACGAGCTGAAGCAGGCGCAGCGGCAGGTGTCGGGCGCCTTCATCGAGGTCAATTGCGCGACCCTGCGCGGCGATCAGGCGATGTCGACGTTGTTCGGCCATGTGAAGGGCGCCTTCACAGGCGCGCACAACGAGCGCGCCGGCCTGATGAAGTCGGCCGACAAAGGCGTTTTGTTTCTCGACGAGATCGGCGAACTTGGGCTGGATGAGCAGGCGATGTGCCTGCGCGCCATCGAGGAAAAGCGTTTCCTGGCGGTTGGCGCCGACAAGGACACGACATCCGATTTCCAGCTGCTGGCGGGAACCAACCGGGATCTTTCGATCGGCGTCCGTGAAGGGCGGTTCCGCGAGGATCTTTTCGCCCGTCTCAATCTCTGGACGTTCCAGTTGCCTGGGCTTGCCGATCGCAAGGAGGACATCGAACCCAATCTGGACTTCGAACTGCGCCGGTTCAGTGAGCGCGAGGGCCAAAATGTGACCTTCAACAAGGAGGCCCGCGCGCTTTATCTGGCCTTCGCCATGGCGCCTGAGGCTTCCTGGAGGGCGAATTTCCGCGACCTGTCGGCTTCGGTCACCCGCATGGCGACGCTGGCGCCGCAAGGGCGGATCAATGAAGAAACCGTGCGCGACGAGATTGCCGGCCTCACCGGATTGTGGCGTGCCGGTTCTGGCATCGATGCGTCGGACGATGTTTTGAGGGACGTGCTGGGGGCGGATGAAGCGGACAGTCTCGACCTTTTCGATCGCGCGCAGTTGGCGGCGGTGCTGAAGGTCTGTCGTGAAAGCAGTTCGCTCAGCGCGGCCGGCCGCGAATTGTTCGCGCAGTCGCGCAAGCTGAAGACCAGCGGCAACGATGCCGACAGGCTGCGCAAATATCTTATGCGCTTCGGCCTGAGCTTCGAGGCGGTCGCTTCCTCCCAGCGCTGA
- a CDS encoding RNA-binding protein, translating to MANKSVFATIAGKLLPRADARNHEGAQAYGLTPHQALAQLASTGTFNATFYADAREQLDEVLKLAWQVEPDFLAKTAVHAFERGYMKDMPALLLAVLSQMQGNEFERAFGRIVRNGKMLRNFVQVMRSGATGRKSLGTRPKRLVQKWLEQAADVEIMRAAVGNDPSLADVIKMVHPKPVSASREALYGYLIGKPHDVDALPDVAKAFEAFKRNPSQPLPAVPFQMLTSVPLTREHWVQIAETAGWQMLRQNLNTFARNGVFEVEGFAEKLARRLSDKGEVSRSRVFPYQLMVAVNNLVPGVPPVIRDALQDAMELAIANVPAIEGNVVVCPDVSGSMGSPVTGYRKGSTTAVRCIDVAALVAAALLRRNPNARVLPFEGDVVDIHLNARDTVMTNAQKLAAIGGGGTNCSAPLARLVKQRAKVDLMVFISDNESWLDDRARTHHGTATMQNWRRLKQDNPEARLVCIDIQPNTTTQAWGGPDVLNIGGFSDQVFAVIGAMSANGDPDHWVQTIDATEL from the coding sequence ATGGCAAACAAATCCGTGTTTGCGACGATAGCGGGAAAGCTGCTCCCGCGCGCCGACGCCAGGAACCATGAGGGCGCCCAGGCTTACGGCCTGACGCCGCACCAGGCGCTGGCACAGCTGGCATCGACGGGAACGTTCAACGCGACCTTCTATGCCGATGCGCGGGAGCAGCTGGACGAGGTTCTCAAGCTTGCCTGGCAGGTCGAGCCGGACTTTCTGGCCAAGACTGCGGTGCATGCTTTCGAACGCGGCTACATGAAGGACATGCCCGCTCTGCTTCTCGCCGTCCTGTCACAGATGCAGGGCAACGAGTTCGAGCGCGCCTTCGGTCGCATCGTCAGGAACGGCAAGATGCTGCGCAACTTCGTGCAGGTCATGCGCTCAGGAGCGACGGGGCGCAAGTCCCTGGGCACGCGTCCCAAGCGGCTGGTGCAGAAATGGCTGGAGCAGGCCGCCGACGTCGAAATCATGCGTGCGGCCGTCGGCAACGACCCGTCATTGGCAGACGTCATCAAGATGGTTCACCCGAAGCCGGTCTCGGCATCGCGTGAGGCTCTTTATGGCTACCTCATCGGCAAGCCGCACGATGTCGACGCATTGCCTGACGTGGCGAAGGCTTTCGAGGCGTTCAAGCGTAACCCCTCGCAGCCCTTGCCGGCTGTTCCGTTCCAGATGCTGACTTCGGTGCCGCTGACCAGGGAGCACTGGGTACAGATCGCGGAAACGGCCGGCTGGCAGATGCTGCGGCAGAACCTCAACACCTTTGCGCGCAACGGCGTGTTCGAGGTGGAAGGGTTCGCGGAAAAGCTGGCCAGGCGCCTGAGCGACAAGGGTGAGGTAAGTCGGTCGCGGGTGTTCCCCTACCAGTTGATGGTGGCGGTCAACAATCTCGTCCCCGGCGTGCCGCCGGTGATCCGGGATGCCTTGCAGGATGCCATGGAACTGGCGATCGCCAATGTTCCAGCCATCGAGGGGAATGTCGTCGTCTGCCCTGATGTCTCCGGTTCCATGGGGTCTCCCGTGACCGGATACCGCAAGGGCTCGACGACGGCGGTGCGCTGCATCGATGTGGCTGCCCTGGTGGCCGCCGCACTGCTGCGGCGCAACCCGAACGCCAGGGTCCTGCCCTTCGAGGGCGATGTGGTGGACATCCATCTCAACGCTCGCGATACGGTAATGACCAACGCACAGAAGCTCGCGGCGATAGGTGGTGGGGGGACAAACTGTTCGGCGCCGCTTGCCAGGCTGGTGAAGCAGCGGGCCAAGGTCGACCTGATGGTGTTCATATCGGACAACGAATCCTGGCTGGACGATCGGGCACGAACGCATCACGGCACGGCAACGATGCAGAACTGGCGCAGGCTGAAGCAGGACAATCCTGAGGCCAGGCTGGTCTGCATCGACATCCAGCCGAACACCACGACCCAGGCTTGGGGAGGACCGGATGTACTCAACATCGGGGGCTTCTCCGACCAGGTCTTTGCGGTGATCGGCGCAATGTCGGCGAATGGCGATCCGGACCATTGGGTCCAAACGATCGACGCCACCGAACTTTGA
- a CDS encoding RtcB family protein, whose product MKEVLSGQDLIDAGMRQGKWFAPALAAANELLDKGGSHADALQIALGFAPPPTVPLHASGAIPFHLNIEAETPDEQANIDAVAASMQALMRTPVVRTGAIMPDACPAGPLGTIPVGGIAVSEAIHPGMHSADICCSMAISVFPGVAPAALLDAVHAITHFGPGGRPRGQQLRPDAAILERFAANRLLSDATSAAIEHFGTQGDGNHFAFVGTIKSTGETALVTHHGSRAPGARLYTKGMKIAEAVRQEKSPETLPQNAWIPADTAEGDLYWEALQAIREWTKGNHLVIHDMAAEKLSARVSDRFWNEHNFVFRRSDGLFYHGKGATPAFDGWAHDATDLTLIPLNMAEPVLIVRGKNADNGLGFSPHGAGRNYSRTQHKRQQAGRSDAEIFAAETKGIDARFFTGRTDISELPSAYKNASAVRRQIERYGLAEVVDEVLPYGCIMAGDWQADAPWRKKRQARQE is encoded by the coding sequence ATGAAAGAAGTACTGAGCGGACAGGATTTGATCGACGCCGGCATGCGCCAGGGCAAATGGTTCGCGCCCGCCCTCGCTGCAGCCAACGAACTGCTGGACAAGGGGGGATCGCATGCCGACGCCCTCCAGATCGCGCTCGGCTTCGCGCCGCCGCCGACTGTGCCTTTGCACGCGTCCGGCGCGATCCCGTTCCACCTCAACATCGAGGCTGAAACGCCCGATGAGCAGGCAAACATCGACGCTGTCGCCGCCAGCATGCAGGCGCTGATGCGCACCCCTGTGGTGCGCACCGGCGCGATCATGCCCGATGCCTGCCCGGCGGGACCGCTGGGCACCATTCCGGTCGGCGGCATTGCCGTGTCTGAGGCCATACATCCGGGCATGCACTCGGCCGACATCTGCTGCTCCATGGCCATCTCGGTGTTTCCCGGCGTGGCTCCGGCGGCATTGCTCGACGCTGTGCACGCGATCACGCATTTCGGACCGGGCGGACGTCCGCGTGGCCAGCAACTGCGTCCGGATGCAGCGATCCTCGAGCGCTTCGCAGCCAACAGGCTGTTGAGCGACGCGACGAGTGCGGCGATCGAACATTTCGGGACGCAGGGCGACGGCAACCATTTCGCCTTTGTCGGCACGATCAAATCGACCGGCGAGACCGCGCTGGTGACGCATCACGGCTCGCGTGCGCCAGGCGCCCGTCTTTACACCAAGGGCATGAAGATCGCCGAAGCGGTGCGCCAGGAAAAGTCGCCGGAAACCTTGCCGCAGAACGCGTGGATTCCGGCCGACACGGCAGAGGGCGATCTCTACTGGGAGGCTTTGCAGGCCATTCGCGAATGGACCAAGGGCAACCATCTGGTCATCCACGACATGGCGGCCGAAAAGCTGTCGGCGCGGGTGTCCGACCGGTTCTGGAACGAACACAACTTTGTCTTCCGCCGTTCGGACGGCCTGTTCTACCACGGCAAGGGCGCGACACCGGCCTTTGACGGCTGGGCGCACGATGCCACCGACCTGACGCTGATCCCGCTCAACATGGCAGAGCCAGTGCTGATCGTGCGCGGCAAGAATGCCGACAACGGGCTCGGCTTCTCGCCGCACGGCGCGGGGCGAAACTACTCGCGCACCCAGCACAAGCGGCAGCAGGCCGGGCGAAGCGACGCCGAAATCTTTGCCGCGGAGACGAAGGGCATAGACGCCCGCTTCTTCACCGGAAGAACCGATATCTCGGAGTTGCCAAGCGCCTACAAGAACGCCAGCGCCGTGCGACGCCAGATCGAGCGCTACGGCCTGGCGGAAGTCGTCGACGAGGTGTTGCCATATGGCTGCATCATGGCCGGCGACTGGCAGGCCGACGCGCCCTGGCGCAAGAAGCGGCAGGCGCGCCAGGAATAA
- a CDS encoding serine hydrolase produces the protein MRIVGKIIKWFAALVVLAVAALAGWLYFAPPALIRVGSGYAAKIVCSNVFVAGRDAGQVLADDVQAPGHPLLRLMSVSVDKEAGTVRAGLFGVFGRGLAVAHEGAGCTTVPDGDLAAARLGAVPAAPAANKDALWPEGDKVEPSQAPGINAILDDAALAGPGVRAVVVVQNGRIVGERYAEGFSAETPLLGWSMTKTVTAAIIGTLVGDGRMAVDKIGLRDAWKGDGRAAISLADLMAMSSGLEFNEDYGDVTDVTRMLYLEPDMAGFAGGKPLAGEVGKVFSYSSGTTVLLSRLWQDAVADPAKALAWPRERLFGPLGMSSAILEADARGTFAGSSYMYATAHDWARFGQFLLQDGVWNGTRILPEGYVRWMREKAPAATHGEYGRGQLWLQGPEGGTPVGQNPDTGFDLPADTFWMQGHDGQTVAIAPSANLVVVRLGLTPSKLHYKPQAMLAALIGAMR, from the coding sequence ATGCGCATTGTTGGCAAGATTATCAAATGGTTTGCGGCCCTTGTTGTCCTTGCGGTCGCCGCCTTGGCCGGCTGGCTCTATTTCGCGCCGCCGGCGCTGATCCGTGTCGGTTCGGGTTATGCCGCCAAGATCGTCTGTTCCAACGTCTTTGTTGCAGGGCGCGATGCCGGCCAGGTGCTGGCCGACGACGTGCAGGCGCCGGGCCATCCGCTGCTTCGGCTGATGTCGGTGAGTGTCGACAAGGAGGCGGGCACTGTGCGGGCAGGGCTGTTCGGCGTCTTCGGCCGGGGGCTTGCGGTTGCCCATGAAGGTGCCGGCTGCACGACCGTCCCCGACGGCGACCTTGCGGCTGCCAGGCTGGGTGCCGTGCCGGCAGCCCCTGCCGCCAACAAGGACGCGCTTTGGCCCGAAGGCGACAAGGTTGAGCCTTCGCAAGCGCCCGGGATCAACGCCATCCTCGACGATGCGGCGCTGGCCGGACCGGGCGTGCGAGCCGTCGTCGTGGTCCAGAACGGGCGCATCGTCGGCGAACGCTACGCCGAGGGGTTCAGCGCTGAGACACCGCTGCTCGGCTGGTCGATGACCAAGACGGTGACTGCGGCGATCATCGGCACGCTGGTCGGCGACGGCAGGATGGCGGTCGACAAGATCGGATTGCGCGATGCCTGGAAAGGCGACGGCCGTGCGGCGATCAGCCTCGCCGACCTGATGGCGATGTCGAGCGGACTGGAATTCAACGAGGACTATGGCGACGTCACCGACGTCACCCGCATGCTTTATCTCGAACCCGACATGGCCGGGTTTGCCGGAGGCAAGCCACTGGCGGGTGAGGTCGGCAAGGTGTTTTCCTATTCGAGCGGCACGACGGTGCTTTTGTCGCGCCTGTGGCAGGATGCGGTGGCCGATCCGGCCAAGGCGCTGGCCTGGCCGCGCGAGCGGCTGTTCGGGCCGCTCGGCATGTCGAGCGCTATCCTCGAGGCCGATGCGCGCGGCACATTTGCCGGCTCGTCCTACATGTATGCGACCGCCCATGACTGGGCCCGTTTCGGCCAGTTCCTTCTGCAGGACGGTGTCTGGAACGGCACGCGCATCCTGCCCGAGGGTTATGTCCGGTGGATGCGCGAAAAGGCGCCGGCCGCCACGCATGGCGAGTATGGCCGCGGGCAGCTGTGGCTGCAGGGACCGGAAGGCGGAACCCCGGTGGGCCAGAATCCCGACACCGGCTTCGACCTGCCTGCCGATACCTTCTGGATGCAGGGCCATGACGGGCAGACGGTGGCGATTGCACCGTCGGCCAATCTGGTGGTGGTCAGGCTGGGCCTGACGCCGTCAAAGCTGCACTACAAGCCGCAGGCGATGCTTGCGGCATTGATCGGCGCCATGCGCTGA
- a CDS encoding GH25 family lysozyme — protein MRRASALLLLAFLSACSTADTLSLAPVGNSTVTASNVSVRNPRFEDSDPHQWESGAPWTYAVHGTDVSKYQTSIDWPQAKDSGISFAFIKATEGGDRVDDYFDEHWRATKSAGVPRGAYHFYYFCRPAAEQARWFIQNVPNERSSLPPILDMEWNPQSPSCKLRPAAATVRSEMKIFLDIVEKHYGKKPVIYTSIDFFEDNNLSTFTGYPYWLRSVAGHPSSRYGSHPFTFWQYTGTGVVPGIRGNADINVFNGTETHWKKWLAANTK, from the coding sequence ATGCGCCGCGCTTCGGCCCTCTTGCTGCTTGCCTTCCTCAGCGCCTGCTCGACGGCGGACACGCTGTCGCTCGCCCCCGTCGGCAACTCGACGGTCACGGCGTCCAACGTGTCGGTCAGGAACCCGCGCTTCGAGGACAGCGACCCGCATCAGTGGGAGAGCGGCGCGCCCTGGACCTATGCCGTCCACGGCACCGACGTATCAAAATACCAGACCTCGATCGACTGGCCGCAGGCCAAGGACAGCGGCATCTCCTTTGCCTTCATCAAGGCGACCGAGGGCGGCGACCGCGTCGACGACTATTTCGACGAGCACTGGCGCGCCACCAAGTCGGCCGGCGTGCCGCGCGGCGCCTATCATTTCTACTATTTCTGCCGCCCTGCCGCCGAACAGGCGCGCTGGTTCATCCAGAACGTGCCCAACGAGCGTTCGTCGCTGCCGCCCATCCTCGACATGGAATGGAACCCGCAGTCGCCGAGCTGCAAGCTGAGGCCGGCAGCCGCCACCGTGCGCAGCGAGATGAAGATCTTCCTCGACATCGTCGAAAAGCACTATGGCAAGAAGCCGGTCATCTACACCTCGATCGACTTCTTCGAGGACAACAACCTGTCGACGTTCACAGGCTATCCCTACTGGCTGCGCTCGGTGGCTGGCCATCCGTCATCGAGATATGGCAGCCATCCCTTCACCTTCTGGCAGTACACCGGAACCGGCGTCGTGCCGGGCATCAGGGGCAATGCCGACATCAACGTGTTCAACGGCACCGAAACCCACTGGAAGAAGTGGCTGGCCGCCAACACGAAGTAG
- a CDS encoding lytic murein transglycosylase, whose amino-acid sequence MRLPSKALIAILFATAALPAAAQDTAAVPQGATAAALECGDDFATWKQNLANEARTAGVGEKGLSALANATLDQKVLDRDRAQGVFSQTFTQFSERMISDYRLKHGAANLQKYGTYFAKGEQDYGVPGPVVAAFWALETDFGAVQGNFNSLNALVTLAHDCRRPDLFRPQIVPLMTLIDRNVLPADVKGAWAGEIGQTQILPSDYLARGVDGDGDGVVDLRNSPADVILTTARKIESRGWKRGEPWVQEIRVPAEMDWALTGRTNKLPLADWAKMGITNRDGSALQDNGLKAGVVLPMGRKGPAFLTYENYDVYLEWNQSATYTLTAAHLAARLAGQPAFDRGNPDAGLTGDAMKALQQKLHDKGYDVGGIDGILGTNTREAIRQEQMRLKLPVDGWPTDELLADL is encoded by the coding sequence ATGAGACTGCCGAGCAAGGCGCTGATCGCCATCCTTTTTGCCACTGCCGCCCTGCCCGCGGCGGCCCAGGACACCGCCGCCGTCCCCCAGGGCGCGACCGCTGCAGCCCTGGAATGCGGCGACGACTTCGCCACCTGGAAGCAGAACCTTGCCAACGAGGCCCGCACTGCGGGCGTCGGCGAAAAGGGATTGTCGGCGCTCGCCAATGCGACGCTTGACCAGAAGGTGCTCGACCGCGACCGCGCCCAGGGCGTGTTCTCGCAGACCTTCACCCAGTTCTCAGAGCGCATGATCAGCGACTACCGGCTGAAGCATGGTGCTGCGAACCTCCAGAAATACGGCACCTACTTCGCCAAGGGCGAACAAGACTACGGCGTGCCCGGCCCGGTGGTTGCCGCCTTCTGGGCGCTCGAGACCGATTTCGGCGCCGTCCAGGGCAATTTCAATTCGCTCAACGCGCTCGTCACGCTTGCCCATGACTGTCGCCGTCCCGACCTGTTCCGGCCGCAGATCGTGCCGCTGATGACCCTGATCGACCGCAACGTCCTGCCCGCCGACGTCAAGGGCGCCTGGGCCGGCGAGATCGGCCAGACCCAGATCCTGCCGTCGGATTATCTGGCGCGCGGCGTCGACGGCGACGGCGACGGTGTCGTCGACCTGCGCAACAGCCCGGCCGACGTCATCCTGACCACCGCCCGCAAGATCGAATCCCGCGGCTGGAAGCGCGGCGAGCCCTGGGTTCAGGAAATCCGCGTGCCCGCCGAGATGGACTGGGCGCTGACGGGCCGCACCAACAAGCTGCCGCTGGCCGACTGGGCCAAGATGGGCATTACCAACCGCGACGGATCGGCCCTGCAGGACAACGGCCTGAAGGCCGGCGTGGTGCTGCCGATGGGCCGCAAGGGCCCGGCCTTCCTCACCTACGAGAACTACGACGTCTATCTCGAATGGAACCAGTCGGCGACCTACACGCTGACGGCGGCCCACCTCGCTGCCCGCCTCGCCGGCCAGCCCGCCTTCGACCGTGGCAACCCGGACGCAGGCCTCACCGGCGACGCCATGAAGGCCCTGCAGCAGAAGCTCCACGACAAGGGTTATGACGTCGGCGGCATCGACGGCATTCTCGGCACCAACACCCGCGAAGCCATCCGCCAGGAACAGATGCGCCTCAAGCTGCCGGTCGACGGCTGGCCGACGGACGAGCTGCTGGCGGATCTCTGA
- a CDS encoding NAD-dependent epimerase/dehydratase family protein, translating to MRVFLLGGTGFIGRHVLQRLIEGGHEVIGLARSEASAERLVAAGAVPLLGDLRTPRAWVGKLPPVDAVIHAAADFGDDMGPVETALLDALLPVLGAMPKRPRFVYTGGCWLFGATGERVATEDSAFDPLPAFGWMIDNMCRVLEAPGVEGVVIHPAMVYSGEGGVFSSFMDALGEGQAVDVIGSLDVVWPLVHAGDLADLYLLAMEQARPGSVYNGSAISGLTQGAIISGVADYLGVERLEMRVVSVDEAAERLGEWARGYAISQQLSGDKARAELGWKPRHESATALF from the coding sequence ATGCGCGTTTTCCTTCTCGGCGGCACCGGTTTCATCGGGCGCCATGTCCTGCAGCGTCTCATCGAAGGCGGCCATGAGGTGATCGGCCTCGCTCGCTCCGAAGCGTCGGCTGAACGTCTCGTGGCGGCAGGCGCTGTGCCGCTGCTCGGGGACCTGCGGACACCGCGTGCATGGGTCGGCAAGCTTCCGCCCGTCGATGCCGTGATCCATGCGGCGGCCGATTTCGGCGACGACATGGGGCCGGTCGAGACGGCGCTGCTCGATGCGCTTTTGCCGGTGCTGGGCGCCATGCCAAAGCGGCCGCGCTTCGTCTATACCGGCGGCTGCTGGCTGTTCGGGGCGACGGGAGAGCGTGTGGCCACCGAAGACAGCGCTTTCGATCCGCTGCCGGCCTTCGGCTGGATGATCGACAACATGTGCCGCGTGCTGGAGGCGCCGGGCGTCGAAGGCGTCGTCATTCATCCGGCGATGGTCTACTCCGGCGAAGGCGGCGTGTTTTCGTCGTTCATGGACGCCCTGGGCGAAGGCCAGGCCGTCGACGTCATCGGCTCGCTCGATGTTGTCTGGCCGCTCGTCCATGCCGGCGACCTTGCCGATCTCTATCTGCTGGCCATGGAGCAGGCGCGGCCCGGTTCCGTCTACAACGGCTCGGCCATATCAGGCCTGACCCAGGGCGCGATCATATCAGGCGTGGCGGATTACCTGGGCGTGGAACGCCTGGAGATGCGTGTCGTCAGCGTCGACGAGGCTGCGGAGCGGCTCGGCGAATGGGCGCGCGGCTATGCCATCAGCCAACAGCTGAGCGGTGACAAGGCGCGCGCCGAGCTTGGCTGGAAGCCACGGCACGAGAGCGCTACGGCGTTGTTTTGA